The DNA segment ACTTTGAGAACATCAGTCTTGAAACCGTGCTCGATATCTACGACATCGAGCGATCGAGCGGTCTTGTGCTTTCTATGGGAGGTCAAACCCCTAACAACATCGCGCTCAACCTGCATCGACAGAATGTCAAGATCTACGGAACCTCTCCCGAGATGATTGACACTGCTGAAAACCGATACAAGTTCTCCCGTATGTTGGACAAAATTGGTGTCGACCAACCCTTGTGGAAGGAGTTGACCAGTTTCACCGAGGCGAAGTCCTTCTGTGACAAGGTCGGCTATCCTGTGCTCGTTCGACCGTCGTACGTGTTGTCTGGTGCTGCCATGAACGTCGTTTACTCCCAAGATGACCTCAACTCTTACCTCGGTCAAGCCGCCGATGTCTCTCGAGACCACCCCGTTGTCATCTCCAAGTACATCgaggaggcgaaggagatcgaAATGGACGCTATCGCACGAGACGGAAAGATGGTCATGCACTACATCTCTGAGCACGTTGAGAATGCCGGTGTGCACTCTGGTGACGCGactctcatccttcctccacagGATCTCGACCCCGAGACGATCCGAAAGATCGAACTTGCGACTCAAAAGATCGGTGCAGCTCTTAACGTCACGGGACCTTACAATATCCAGTTCATCGCAAAGAACAACGAGATCAAGGTTATCGAGTGCAATCTCCGAGCTGCTCGATCATTCCCCTTCGTGTCCAAGGTTACCGGTATCGACGCGATCGAGATCGCTACCAAGGTCATGCTTGGTTTCAACGTCACGCCCTACCCTGATATCAAGATGCCTCCGAACTATGTTGGTGTGAAGGTCCCTCAATTCTCCTTCAGTCGATTGTCTGGTGCGGACCCTATCCTCGGTGTAGAGATGGCCTCTACTGGTGAAGTCGCTTGTTTCGGCAAAGACAAGTACGATGCCTACCTCAAGGCTCTCATTTCCACTGGTATCTGCCCGCCCAAGAAGAACATCCTGCTCTCAATCGGTTCAttcaaggagaagctggaaaTGCTCCCATCGGTTCACAAGCTTCATCGAATGGGCTACAACCTCTTCGCCACTGCTGGTACTGCTGACTTCATCCAGGAACATGGAATTCCTGTGAAATACCTCGAGGCATTGGGCTCAGAGAACGATCTCAACCCCAGCAAAGCAGAGTTCTCTCTTACTCAACACTTGGCCAACAACCTGATCGACTTGTACATCAACTTGCCTTCAAAGAACCGATACCGAAGACCCGCGAGCTACATCTCCCAGGGTTACAAGTCTCGACGAATGGCTGTCGACTTCGCCGTCCCTCTCATCACCAATGTCAAGAACGCCAAGTTGTTCATCGAGGCGATCATCCGAAAGCCTACCTTCGATATCTCCACTGTCGACTACCAGACCTCACATCAgaccttcaccttccctGGTCTGGTGTCAGTTCAAGCTTTCGTTCCCGGCGCTGCTGAGAACAACTCGAACGACTTTGGTCTCGCTACTCAAGCCGCCATCCGAGGTGGTTTCACCGTTATGCAGATGGTTCCTCAAGGTGTGGCATCTGcggtcgaggatgagatctcGCTCCAGCGAGCTCAGGGTAACGCATCTGGTTCAGCACACTGCGACTACTTCTTTTCTGTTGCCGCTACCGCCGATAACGCCACCAGACTGCAAGATGCCGTCGCCGCGGGTGCCAAAGCGTTGTTCATTCCCTTCAACAACTTCTTCGGATCTGTTAACAAGGTCAGCAGCGTCGCCCAGCATTTCGCTTCCTGGCCTTCAGACAAGCCCATCGTGACAGATGCTAGAGCCACTGACCTCGCTTCCATTCTGTTGCTCGCGAGTTTGAATAGCAGGTCTATCCATATTGCGAGTGTCTCAACCAGGGATGATatccttctcatcgcccttgcgaaggagaagggactGGCTGTCACGTGTGATGTCTCCATCTAcgccttgttcttctcccaaGCCGATCATCCTGAGGCTAAGTGCCTGCCCACACAAGAGGATCAACAAGCGCTTTGGGAGAACCTCGCGACGATCGACATCTTCTCTGTCGGTGTACTTCCTTACGAGCTCGGTACAGCCCTCGGCAAGCCCGCATCCGCAGACTCAGGTGTTGCCGAATCTCTCCCTCTACTCCTCACCGCGGTCGCTCAAGGCAAACTTACCCTCGAGGACGTCTCCCAGCGACTCAGCGAAAACCCTCGAGCGATCTTCGGTCTGTCCGAGCAACCTCAAACCTAcgtggaggtcgaggtcaaTCGAAAGTCTGTCTTTGAAACTAGGGAAAGCCAGGAAGCTTGGTCTCCTCTTCAAGGCAAGGCTGTATCCGGTGCTGTTCATCGAGTAGTTGTCAACGGCCACTCTATCTTCCTCGACGGAGTCGCCTTTTCAATGCCCTTCGGTCGTGATGTGTCTGCTTCCGGTCCTCGTCCAGCACCCAAACAATCTCGAagctccttctcttcggcCAAGCGACCATCTGTCAGCGCTCTCCGATCGCCTACGATCGAGAAGTCGcactccttccctccttccggCGAAAAGCTCATGTCTTTGGCGATGAACGCGCCGATGCGAGACACATCTCCTGTGCGACCTCTCATGTCGCTTCAATCCCACCCCACCTTTACTCGAAGACATATCCTTTCCGTCAAGCAGTTCGACCGAGAAGACCTACACGCTTTGTTCAACCTTGCTTCGGAGATGCGAACCCAGGTCGAGCGAAGTGGTTCAGTGGACACTCTTCGCGGTCGGGTCCTCTGCACTCTGTTCTACGAGCCTTCGACCAGGACATCTACATCCTTCGAAGCtgcgatgaagagatgtGGTGGTGAGGTCGTACAAGTCAcagcttccacctcgtctgTTGTCAAGGGCGAGTCTCTTGCGGATACTATCAGGACCGTCGGCTGTTACTCGGACGCGATTGTCCTACGACACCCTGCGGTTGGAAGCAGCAAATCTGCGGCCAAATCCAGTCCCGTGCCCATCATCAACGCGGGAGATGGCATCGGAGAGCATCCTACTCAGAGTTTGTTAGATGTGTTCTGTATTCGAGAGGAGTTAGGTTCGGTCAACGGTATTACCGTTACATTGAGTGAGTTGTGAATGTTGCAGATATCGATCTGTCAATGCTGACCGAAAGCTTGCCACAGTCGGTGACTTGAAAAACGGTCGAACTGTTCACAGTCTCGTGAagcttctctcgctctaCGACGTTACCCTCAACTTTGTCTCACCGCCTTCCCTTGCGATGCCCGACTCCGTCAAGAACGAGGCATCTCGATCTGGCGTTCGATGGACCGAGTCTCACTCTCTcaacgacgagatcatcgccAAATCCGATGTCCTTTACGCTACTCGAGTTCAGAGAGAGCGATTCGACAACCCCGCTGAATACGAGTCGGTCAAGGATATCTACGTCATCAACAACGATGTTTTGGCCAAGGCAAAGGAGTCGGCAATTGTCATGCACCCTCTGCCCAGGTTGAATGAAATTGACCCAGAGGTCGATTTCGATTCCAGAAGAGCGGCTTACTTCCGACAGATGAGATACGGTCTTTTTGTGAGTTTTCTTTCTCGACCATCGTGTCTGCAATTGCTGATGTTGCCCGTTTCCGATACAGGTCCGAATGGcccttctcactctcgtGTTGGGTGCTTAAGCTAGTGTAGCTTATTGACCCTTGACTTATTTTATCGGGATTACCTGTTTTCTACTTCTTGCTTCTCTAAACTGCATATCATATCCCCCTCCCTATCTCTCGTGTAATATGCCAAATCAAACAAATCAAAAAGTCCGTCATCGACCGACGACATCATTAGATAGATACTTTAGTATTACCCATGCATTGTGTTTAGTCTCGGACAGTTCCGCCATAAGGCGGCCTATGTGATCTAATCGCTCGCAGGTCGGTTCTTGTGAGCTAGCAGTCGCTACTCGATCATATTTGGTGTGACATAACCCCATACTACGAGTTGAATATCCTTGAATGTTGTAGATCATGTCTGCCCGTCAACACCTCACCAAGAGGCCAAGTGGTCGCTGGGCCTCGTTCAGCTTCTTCCGTCCAAGCCCAAAatacctcttctccatgcCCATGATGCATGGTCGCAGGATGTCCTCCATCATAGGAAACGCTCTGATTTCTAAACATATCCCCTTCACTCCGCTGTTTTATCTCCTTCACTTCGGTATCTATGATTTGGCGgaatggatggaggaggagttgaGAAGAAGCGTAAGGTCCGATGAGGTTGAGACGGACAGCTGAGGAGAGGAGTGATCTCGcatggaggaagaggtgaagatggattgCTCGGTCTGGTAGAACCGTCGCAATAGTCAGCATTGGTATTGACTTTCCAAACAGAAAGGCGTGCTAAGGCATGTCACAGGCGTCGTGAGACCTCGGTGAAAGGTTGCAGGCGAGTCAGACAAGAATGTTGTACCCACCCAACGATAAAGCCATGGCCCTGGCAATGACACCGTAACAAACCGCAAGATGACCGGGCGATTCTCCTTTCCTTATCGTCTTCTTATAAGCGTCCACTATATCTTTTGCCAAgacctcatcttccccatccaTCCCAGACCCAATTGCCCCTTTGTCCTCTCCCACTACCATCTTTGTGTCCTCCGCGCCACTCCCTCTTTGTTCTTGGTCATGATCCCTTTCGTCTTCGATATCATTGTCCTGATACAGCCCGACCGGTTTACTCAACCCTCGTGTGAAGAGCGTCAACATCGCTACACCCTGAGCTTTCGATGATCGTCTTGCCACATGGGAAAGTAACGTCGCTTCGTGATATCGGTCCAACGCTGTGATGTTCCCCACGATTCGATCCAATACACTActtcccatctcttcttcctcttctgccttcTGGTGATGGTCACGAGTTCcgtccacttcttcctttcccttccccttgtcGTCTCTATTCGCTTTGGCCAGGTTTAGCCCATGATCAACCATCCCCCATGCATCTCGCACAAAACCTCCTGTTGTGCTTCCAAAGTTCGCAACTTCGGCACTCGCAAACTCCACGACCCCATTCAGCACTCCGACTTTACTGCCGctccctttcccttgcTTCTGTCCCGACCCATTCGGAGGTAACgtagatgaggatgaggatgagtaGGTGGTAGAAGATAGGAAGCCGTGTTTGGCATATGATTCGAGGcctgaggaagagacgaatCCACCTGTGGGCAGATTGGAATCGAGAAGGACATAGAGGAGGTGAAGTTCTTGAggtgaaggatgaggtgtGGTGGATGGTGACATCAGGGCAAAAAGTCGGAACAGTGGCAGAGCTATGGCAAGAGGCTGATCACTACTTGGCCATTCTCACGATGAGGGGAGTCAATTTGAGGATGAGTGAAGGAGcaatgaagaaggagaactGAGATCGCAAAATCAAGATCAATGAACGGATACGTCAAATCCTGATTTTGCCGGCTATCTTATCGTGAGTTTTCGTGACACAGCCAGAATCCCGATTTAACTAATAATTTCGACAATGTGCAACCTGGTCTGCAGGCGAATCATCAAGCATGCATGAGAACAGCACTCGATCCTAAATGAGAAAAGCGAATCAAAGGTAAATTGAGGAGTAACCAAGACAGGGGAAAGCAGACGCATTATTCCGTTTTTTCGTATAAATGTCAtagggaggaagatcgcCATGATCGTATATTCTCACTACTCGTACACTCTAATCTAACAAAACTATGCTTagaggagagcgaggacTGCGCCAGCAACAGCGAGGACACCACCGAAAGCGGGAACGACGAGGTTCTCAGCACCGGAAgcggcggaagaagaagaactAGGGGCGGCGGAAGCACCACTGGCGGCGGAACCGGTCCTAGCAGCGGAGCCGGAGGCGCCAGAGGCTGTACCTGCTCGGGCGCTGCCAGACCCAGCGGCAGCGGTAGCGGAAGATCCGGCCAAAGCGGTGGTACCAGCAGCGTTGGTAGCAACGGCGCCAGCAGAgccagcagcagcagacCCGCCAGCAGCGCCGTTGGAACCAGCCCCAGAGTTACCGGACGCACCGTTGGCACCAGAGCTACCAGTGTTACCGGACGCACCGTTGGCACCAGAGCTACCAGTGTTGCCGGAAGCACCAGTACCACCAGATCCGCTGTTGGTGCCGGAAGTACCAGATCCACCGTTGGTGCCGGAAGAGCCAGATCCACCAGCGGAACCAGTAGCGCCAGCAGCGGCACCACCGCCCAAGTCTGAAGCAGCACCGGTAGCAGCAGCACCACCTCCGGTAGCAGTGAGGGAGGGAGCGTTGTAGGCGGCTTCAGGGGGGTTTATTTTCAGTGCAAGCTCTACCGAAGGAGGGTGTCAAAGGACTCACCAGTTGCGATAGTAGGCAGGGGAATGgtagagaaggaagaagaggcacCGGTGTAATTCTGGGCGGCACAGGACTGCTGGAGATTGTTGAAGTCGGTGATCTGAGTGGTACCGGCGTTGTTGTTGGCAGTGTTACAAGAGGCACAGTTGTAGATGTTCTCGAGGTAAGTACCCGCACCTGTGAAACGACATGTCAGTTCCTTGTATTGCAAGGACGGCGTGGGAATAACTCACATTGACAAGCAATGTCACTGGAAGGACAGGTGTCGAACGAACACTCGAAGAAACACTGCTGACGGGCGGCAGGACAGGCTGTCTGAGTAGAAGTGAGGAGGGAAGCGAGAGCGGCTGCGTCGTTGCTGTTCAAGCAAGAAGCACAGTCGGACGCATCGGAGGGGTAGTTGTTGCAGAAACAACCGTAGACGTCGGTGTTACTGGAGTAGCTGGTCTGTAAGTATGAAAGGTCAGAAACGTCTCTGTACGCGGGTCGCGAAGGCCAACAGGAAGAACCTTGTGTGGACACAATGGAAATTGATGCTCACCTCACAGAGGTACGCGGACTGGATAGTCTGAGCACACTGAGAAGAACAGGCGCTGGGGATCTGTAAGACGCACGTCAGCGAACCGTGTCCGTCTGCACGTGCTGAAGCTTGACCGAGACTCACGTATTGCCAGTTGGGTGCAGATTGACCGTTGACAACAGCAGCACCGAGGACGGTAGCagtgacgaagaagagggttTTGGCGGCAGACATTGTGTGAATCGTTTGGATTGGTTGTGACGAAGAACGTTAATGcgtgatgaagaggaaggtaAAGAGCGTGAAGGTCGTgaaggacgagagagagagagatttATAAGTAATTGCTTgtgagaatgagaagagaaaagaaggaaagacaaGTGTGACGACGATTGTGAGTCAGTGTTTATACTAGTACCAAGAAATCTGAGACTGTGTTGCGTCGGCTGGCTCTCACTAACCAAACGCGGACGCGACCCAACACCATTCGAGacgtcaacaacaacgaagAAGATACAACGGCACTCCTTTCCCCCTTGAAAGGTAAAAGCCAAAGTGGACGATGCTGCTAGAGCACCGTTGAGATTGTTCAGAGATCGGGCAGGGAAGGGCTAGAGGGGCAGAGAGGTCTGAAACGATATGACACGATGGACCGTTCACATGGGGGAGATACCACTACGCGTAGGAACGGATGGGTGATTTCCTTCACCAACGTGTTCCTGATTGCTCTCCCCGATGTGTCCACTAGAAACCAAACAACTCATGTTCCCATCTAGTAAGGCACACATCCCTTTCGATTGCCTTCGATGTTcagctctctctctctctcttctctctctgatAACAGGTCTCTACCCATAGGAAGA comes from the Kwoniella newhampshirensis strain CBS 13917 chromosome 6, whole genome shotgun sequence genome and includes:
- a CDS encoding carbamoyl-phosphate synthase, large subunit, translating into MVSTQPAFEGAVPSSDIPPSQQAASLAPTIHSAINIDVTPPASPVVNSSPSAKGRPVPARASSYVAPGPKPLGSLYPPATLKGIDYQGMPTEPTWDETMGEPDAVLELADGLALAGHSFGAKKSVAGECVFQTGMVGYPESLTDPSYSSQILILTYPLIGNYGVPERPAVSTSEIPTSEDAHNVPPPTHLLDSLPLEFESSHIHIAALVVANYHPSFSHHLANSSLGQWLKEQGIPAIWGVDTRMLTKRLREGGVLLGRVLNKQTGPVDGERGRDAQPGVLGGVSRLLNGLSASSMARSSSNDNVALNWREDYETVPYFDPNGQNLVAKVSTKQPTVYTAGTGSAKKSHPHTGRQMRVIAVDVGMKWNQIRCFRERGVEVKVVPWDYDFNTESEPYDGLFVSNGPGDPSMVKETIANLSRALETTKVPVFGICLGHQLLALASGASTRKMKYGNRGMNLPCTCATSGRCYITSQNHGYEVDVTTLKNGWEPLFTNANDNSNEGIWMGKNGKPFFSVQFHPESAPGPRDTEFLFDVFIQSMVECAREGRLVPIDMPGGELAANIALRPREQVKKVLVLGSGGLSIGQAGEFDYSGSQAIKALKEEGIYTILVNPNIATIQTSKGLADKVYFLPVTPEFVRKIIKHEKPDGIYCTFGGQTALSVGIKLKDEFEKLGVKVLGTPIETIITTEDRELFARSMEEIGEKCAESASAVNLDEALAAAKKIGYPVIVRAAFALGGLGSGFASNEAELSELCGKAFATSPQVLVEKSMKGWKEVEYEVVRDCRNNCITVCNMENFDPLGIHTGDSIVVAPSQTLSDADYNMLRTTAVNVIRHLGVIGECNIQYALNPYSKEYCIIEVNARLSRSSALASKATGYPLAFIAAKLGLNIPLNEIKNSVTKLTSACFEPSLDYCVVKIPRWDLKKFSRVSTALSSSMKSVGEVMAIGRTFEETIQKAIRCIDDQFPGFGEHTFVEDIDYEIANPTDKRLFAIATALKRGYSVDKINQMSNIDKWFLTRLERLSKTENVLSQYNASTVPIQLIRNSKQLGFSDRQIAKTLNSNELAVRRLRVEAGITPFVKQIDTVAAEFPCFTNYLYTTYNASEHDVTFEDNGVMVLGSGVYRIGSSVEFDWCAVRAIRTLRENGMKTVMINYNPETVSTDYDEADKLYFENISLETVLDIYDIERSSGLVLSMGGQTPNNIALNLHRQNVKIYGTSPEMIDTAENRYKFSRMLDKIGVDQPLWKELTSFTEAKSFCDKVGYPVLVRPSYVLSGAAMNVVYSQDDLNSYLGQAADVSRDHPVVISKYIEEAKEIEMDAIARDGKMVMHYISEHVENAGVHSGDATLILPPQDLDPETIRKIELATQKIGAALNVTGPYNIQFIAKNNEIKVIECNLRAARSFPFVSKVTGIDAIEIATKVMLGFNVTPYPDIKMPPNYVGVKVPQFSFSRLSGADPILGVEMASTGEVACFGKDKYDAYLKALISTGICPPKKNILLSIGSFKEKLEMLPSVHKLHRMGYNLFATAGTADFIQEHGIPVKYLEALGSENDLNPSKAEFSLTQHLANNLIDLYINLPSKNRYRRPASYISQGYKSRRMAVDFAVPLITNVKNAKLFIEAIIRKPTFDISTVDYQTSHQTFTFPGLVSVQAFVPGAAENNSNDFGLATQAAIRGGFTVMQMVPQGVASAVEDEISLQRAQGNASGSAHCDYFFSVAATADNATRLQDAVAAGAKALFIPFNNFFGSVNKVSSVAQHFASWPSDKPIVTDARATDLASILLLASLNSRSIHIASVSTRDDILLIALAKEKGLAVTCDVSIYALFFSQADHPEAKCLPTQEDQQALWENLATIDIFSVGVLPYELGTALGKPASADSGVAESLPLLLTAVAQGKLTLEDVSQRLSENPRAIFGLSEQPQTYVEVEVNRKSVFETRESQEAWSPLQGKAVSGAVHRVVVNGHSIFLDGVAFSMPFGRDVSASGPRPAPKQSRSSFSSAKRPSVSALRSPTIEKSHSFPPSGEKLMSLAMNAPMRDTSPVRPLMSLQSHPTFTRRHILSVKQFDREDLHALFNLASEMRTQVERSGSVDTLRGRVLCTLFYEPSTRTSTSFEAAMKRCGGEVVQVTASTSSVVKGESLADTIRTVGCYSDAIVLRHPAVGSSKSAAKSSPVPIINAGDGIGEHPTQSLLDVFCIREELGSVNGITVTLIGDLKNGRTVHSLVKLLSLYDVTLNFVSPPSLAMPDSVKNEASRSGVRWTESHSLNDEIIAKSDVLYATRVQRERFDNPAEYESVKDIYVINNDVLAKAKESAIVMHPLPRLNEIDPEVDFDSRRAAYFRQMRYGLFVRMALLTLVLGA